One genomic segment of Caldimonas brevitalea includes these proteins:
- a CDS encoding sensor histidine kinase: protein MAVIPALLMWVAVSAAIYLARLNEIRSDIQDRGRLLAATLAEASRYAVVSGNAPALSAVIHGLLATERSIAAVEVLDDTRQRIAEARTAEDHSGALPFEHPIQALAIDVDMFDDPAAPHLTGAGRDLQVKAGDVLGHVRVLMSPEPLLEAKRRNLYLAGLVTLVAAIVSGVVALLLARRIHGPLSAVMAALRDIREGRYQLRLPASRGGELGELQEAIVAMAGELAESRQALEAKVARRTEELQRALQAAREAEDEKRRLLAHGNALVEEERRRIAIEIHDQLNASLIAVRLGAAALCSHGDTPVPQAEVEAIAQRITKTADQLYDSARRIVKELRPEVLDTLGFRGAVAEAVRDFDTLHPGCRFELIVDERFPNLPHPLAINAYRIVQEALSNIAKHAGATAASVCLAVDEQRGALIMAASDNGRGLQPAWNQGSGLGLIGIRERALAAGGTLSVETLPSGGTRLEVRFPWPSGGGA from the coding sequence TTGGCCGTCATTCCCGCCCTGCTGATGTGGGTGGCCGTGAGCGCCGCCATTTACCTGGCTCGGCTGAACGAGATTCGCTCGGACATCCAAGACCGCGGCCGTTTGCTCGCAGCCACGCTCGCCGAAGCGAGTCGATACGCGGTGGTGTCCGGCAACGCGCCCGCGCTGTCAGCCGTCATCCACGGGTTGCTCGCCACCGAGCGCAGCATTGCGGCCGTGGAAGTGCTCGACGACACCCGCCAGCGTATCGCAGAGGCGCGCACGGCCGAAGACCACAGCGGCGCACTCCCATTCGAGCACCCGATCCAGGCACTGGCGATCGACGTCGACATGTTCGACGACCCCGCCGCGCCGCACCTGACCGGCGCGGGCCGCGACCTTCAAGTCAAGGCCGGGGACGTCCTCGGGCACGTGCGCGTGCTCATGTCGCCTGAACCCTTGCTCGAAGCCAAACGCCGCAACCTGTACCTGGCCGGGCTCGTCACCCTCGTCGCAGCGATCGTCAGTGGTGTCGTGGCGCTGCTGCTCGCGCGCAGGATTCATGGCCCGCTGTCCGCCGTCATGGCCGCGCTTCGGGACATACGCGAAGGCCGCTACCAGCTCCGGCTTCCGGCCAGCCGCGGCGGAGAGCTGGGAGAGCTGCAGGAGGCCATCGTCGCGATGGCGGGGGAGCTGGCCGAGTCCCGGCAAGCGCTCGAGGCAAAGGTCGCGCGGCGCACCGAGGAGTTGCAACGTGCCTTGCAGGCGGCCCGCGAGGCCGAGGATGAGAAGCGCCGGCTGCTGGCTCACGGCAACGCACTGGTGGAGGAAGAGCGCCGCCGAATCGCCATCGAGATCCATGACCAGCTCAACGCATCGTTGATTGCGGTGCGGCTCGGCGCGGCCGCACTTTGCTCGCACGGTGATACGCCGGTGCCCCAAGCCGAGGTGGAGGCCATCGCACAACGCATCACCAAGACCGCTGACCAGCTGTACGACAGTGCCCGTCGGATCGTCAAGGAGTTGCGCCCGGAGGTGCTGGACACCCTGGGGTTCCGGGGGGCGGTCGCTGAGGCAGTACGCGACTTCGACACGCTGCACCCCGGGTGTCGGTTCGAGCTCATCGTCGACGAACGCTTCCCGAACCTGCCCCACCCGTTGGCGATCAACGCCTATCGGATCGTGCAGGAGGCACTGTCCAACATCGCCAAGCACGCCGGTGCGACGGCTGCAAGTGTCTGCCTTGCCGTGGACGAGCAGCGCGGGGCGCTGATCATGGCGGCAAGCGACAACGGTCGCGGCCTGCAGCCGGCGTGGAACCAGGGCAGTGGGCTGGGCCTCATCGGCATCCGTGAGCGGGCGTTGGCGGCCGGGGGTACCTTGTCCGTCGAGACGCTTCCGTCCGGCGGCACACGGCTGGAAGTGCGGTTTCCGTGGCCGTCAGGCGGGGGCGCATAG
- a CDS encoding response regulator transcription factor, which translates to MEGENVAVHAIKVLIADDHPLIVEGLVSALKRHGIECVGEALKASEVLPKFKASRPDVVLLDVRFGEGQPSGLEVARDLLARHPDARIAFYSQFDQDELVKEAYRLGGMSFVTKNAPVDVLANAIRQVHAGQLFFATDIAQRLALLNVRGDESPQARLDARELEVFKRMALGLTNVEIAEELSLSPKTISNVSQAIKERLGVHRPAEITRLAVRHMLIAP; encoded by the coding sequence GTGGAGGGCGAGAACGTGGCCGTGCACGCAATCAAGGTGCTCATCGCGGACGACCATCCGCTGATCGTGGAGGGGTTGGTGAGCGCGTTGAAGCGCCACGGGATCGAGTGTGTCGGTGAAGCGCTCAAAGCCTCCGAGGTGCTGCCCAAGTTCAAGGCGTCGCGCCCCGATGTGGTCCTGTTGGATGTTCGCTTCGGGGAGGGGCAACCGTCCGGGTTGGAGGTGGCTCGAGACCTCCTGGCTCGTCATCCCGACGCCCGTATCGCCTTCTACTCTCAGTTCGACCAGGACGAGCTGGTGAAAGAGGCTTACCGCTTGGGCGGCATGTCGTTCGTCACGAAGAACGCGCCGGTGGACGTGCTGGCGAACGCGATTCGGCAAGTCCATGCCGGTCAGTTGTTCTTCGCGACGGACATCGCACAGCGATTGGCGTTGTTGAACGTGCGCGGAGACGAGTCACCGCAGGCGCGGCTCGATGCGCGCGAGTTGGAAGTGTTCAAGCGCATGGCGCTCGGCCTGACCAACGTCGAGATTGCCGAGGAACTGAGCCTGTCACCCAAAACCATCAGCAACGTCAGCCAGGCGATCAAAGAACGCTTGGGGGTGCACCGCCCGGCCGAGATCACCCGCCTCGCGGTGCGGCATATGTTGATCGCCCCGTGA
- a CDS encoding response regulator, with amino-acid sequence MVLVVDDNVDAADSLRCLLELLGCTAVTAYDGPSAVQLAAQARVQLAIIDLDLPGFDGCEVLRRLKSDASLAPERAVCLTGQGRSADRQRCLNAGFDEFWSKPLKMTDLSRALVSSQEAMRARLGQRGAVVLDADATERAR; translated from the coding sequence GTGGTGCTGGTGGTCGATGACAACGTCGATGCCGCTGACTCCCTGCGCTGCCTGCTCGAACTGCTGGGGTGTACCGCCGTCACAGCCTACGATGGTCCTTCTGCCGTGCAGCTGGCAGCACAGGCGCGTGTGCAACTCGCGATCATCGATTTGGACCTGCCCGGCTTTGACGGCTGTGAGGTGCTCCGGAGGTTGAAGTCGGATGCGTCGCTCGCTCCGGAGAGGGCAGTCTGCTTGACAGGCCAAGGACGTTCGGCCGATCGACAGCGCTGCCTGAACGCGGGCTTCGACGAGTTCTGGTCGAAGCCGCTCAAGATGACGGATCTGTCGCGTGCCTTGGTGTCCTCACAAGAAGCCATGCGGGCGCGGCTCGGGCAGCGGGGTGCGGTCGTGCTCGATGCAGATGCTACGGAGAGGGCGCGGTGA
- a CDS encoding LysE family translocator — protein MQTGTLLIFAMTVLPLVCTPGPDILFVASQGLSGGTSAAMRANTGVILGYVMHGVLSTLGVAAVVAASPVLFELMRWAGVVYLAYLALRLIQSAMRSGQIALTRERTTTQIRRGFLTSFLNPKGLLVYFAILPNFIKPEANVALQAVILSAIFVALCAIVYGLVGAVVSAAGRRGNFSERRRRWVEGASGALLIVAAARLATGK, from the coding sequence ATGCAGACTGGGACGTTGTTGATATTCGCGATGACGGTGCTGCCTCTGGTATGCACGCCGGGCCCCGATATCCTCTTCGTGGCCTCTCAAGGCCTGTCCGGGGGCACCAGTGCCGCCATGAGAGCGAACACGGGCGTGATCCTTGGGTACGTGATGCACGGTGTACTGAGCACGCTCGGTGTTGCCGCCGTCGTAGCGGCATCCCCTGTCTTGTTCGAACTGATGCGCTGGGCAGGCGTCGTGTATCTCGCCTATCTGGCCTTGCGCCTCATCCAGTCTGCCATGCGCTCGGGACAAATTGCACTCACCCGGGAGCGCACCACAACGCAGATCAGACGCGGCTTTCTGACGAGCTTCCTGAACCCCAAGGGCCTTTTGGTGTACTTTGCCATCCTTCCCAACTTCATCAAGCCTGAGGCCAACGTGGCCCTGCAGGCGGTGATCCTGTCCGCCATCTTCGTCGCGCTATGCGCCATCGTCTACGGCCTTGTGGGAGCTGTCGTCTCCGCCGCCGGACGCAGGGGCAACTTCAGTGAACGACGCCGCCGCTGGGTAGAAGGGGCCTCGGGCGCGCTTCTGATCGTGGCGGCCGCGCGGCTGGCAACCGGCAAGTGA
- a CDS encoding PEP-CTERM sorting domain-containing protein: MRSFFVSCLLAGVATAAQAGVILQPRSVEVVSGWGKDPTPLIDQSGIPWYNSGVDDFDAYVANRPFARDGEASVWWSQSDVISGPQTATLDFDLGGTWRIESFAFWNILGSYGFDSFDVLVSDDASFTDAKLLGNFTAVQQPAVDEWGEEVGNYAQVFELAPITGSFVRLRSTGGWVWEEGFNEIAFEVSPVPEPETYALMAGGLTLLAWAQRRRRAATAA; the protein is encoded by the coding sequence GTGCGTTCCTTCTTCGTTTCCTGTCTTCTGGCGGGTGTCGCCACGGCGGCGCAAGCGGGAGTGATTCTTCAACCGCGATCGGTCGAGGTGGTTAGCGGGTGGGGGAAAGATCCCACCCCCTTGATCGATCAGAGCGGCATCCCCTGGTACAACTCGGGCGTAGACGATTTTGACGCCTATGTCGCCAATCGGCCTTTTGCTCGCGACGGTGAGGCGTCCGTTTGGTGGAGCCAGTCCGACGTGATCTCGGGCCCTCAGACCGCAACCCTCGATTTCGATCTCGGCGGCACCTGGCGCATCGAGTCGTTCGCGTTCTGGAACATCCTGGGCAGCTACGGCTTTGACAGCTTCGACGTCCTGGTATCCGATGATGCGTCGTTCACCGACGCCAAGTTGCTCGGCAACTTCACCGCAGTCCAACAACCCGCGGTGGACGAGTGGGGAGAAGAAGTAGGGAACTACGCACAGGTGTTCGAACTTGCACCGATCACCGGTTCTTTTGTTCGCCTGCGCTCGACGGGTGGCTGGGTCTGGGAAGAGGGCTTCAACGAAATCGCGTTCGAAGTGTCGCCGGTCCCGGAACCCGAAACGTATGCGCTGATGGCAGGCGGCTTGACCCTCCTGGCCTGGGCCCAGCGCCGTCGTCGGGCCGCCACCGCGGCGTGA
- a CDS encoding transglycosylase domain-containing protein, whose translation MALDGVPAHVVDALIATEDHRFWQHAGVDWRRSLAAVVYTVGGDRQGGSTITQQLARNVFPEEIGRSLTATRKIKEMITAIKLERRYSKREILESYLNTVSFHYNAFGIEMAARTYYSKPARELTVAEGATLVGLLKGTRAYNPVSNPQRALERRNLVLAQMVKHGKLGPSAYDKLSRRPLRLRFVRQDLEIGPAPHFSDVVRRWLIGWGELLGYDLYADGLVVQSTLDVRLQRLATQALERRLEALQAVADVEWGRASAKLLSTRMDAYPQARRKVDPFAHFWATRSDLVDAFIRESPEFASLVDEGSSKDDALAQLRADAAFMTALRERKTRLEAGLVALDPRNGHVRAWVGGRDFATGSFDHVQQARRQPGSTFKPFVYGAALEAGMDPQRELRDGPVAIRLPNGTVWRPSDANENGDGWSTLEDGLVHSRNSITAQLIEAVGTREVVGFAQRLGVRESKLEAVPSLALGTSPVTLLEMASAYASIAALGEYRAPVLVTRVTDASGRVVAEFAPPAATTHERVLESDVAIQLIDMLRAVVDRGTARGIRDAHGIDADVAGKTGTTQHNADGWFVLMHPHLVSGSWVGFDDPRVTLRSDHWGQGAHNALHVVGDFMQRALAARAIDPQAAFPSRAGRAVEAAIQNAGEAIRRWFGWD comes from the coding sequence ATGGCCCTCGACGGCGTGCCGGCCCATGTGGTCGATGCGCTGATCGCGACCGAAGATCACCGCTTCTGGCAACACGCTGGTGTCGACTGGCGGCGCAGCCTGGCAGCGGTGGTCTACACCGTGGGCGGAGATCGCCAGGGCGGCTCCACCATCACCCAGCAGCTGGCGCGCAACGTCTTCCCTGAAGAAATCGGCCGCTCGCTCACGGCGACACGCAAGATCAAGGAGATGATCACGGCGATCAAGCTCGAGCGCCGCTATTCGAAGCGCGAGATTCTCGAGAGCTATCTCAACACCGTCTCATTCCACTACAACGCCTTCGGCATCGAGATGGCGGCGCGCACCTACTACAGCAAGCCAGCACGCGAGTTGACCGTCGCCGAGGGCGCCACGCTGGTCGGTCTGCTCAAGGGCACCCGGGCCTACAACCCGGTATCGAACCCGCAGCGGGCGCTCGAGCGCCGCAACCTGGTACTGGCTCAGATGGTCAAGCACGGCAAGCTGGGCCCGTCGGCTTACGACAAGCTCAGTCGGCGCCCGCTGCGCCTGCGCTTCGTGCGCCAGGACCTGGAGATCGGCCCCGCGCCGCACTTCTCCGACGTCGTGCGGCGCTGGCTGATCGGCTGGGGTGAACTGCTCGGGTACGACCTGTACGCCGACGGCCTGGTCGTGCAGTCGACGCTCGATGTCCGCCTGCAGCGCCTGGCGACCCAGGCGTTGGAGCGCCGGCTCGAGGCCCTCCAGGCGGTGGCCGACGTCGAGTGGGGGCGTGCCAGCGCGAAGCTGCTGTCGACGCGCATGGACGCCTACCCTCAGGCGCGCCGCAAGGTCGATCCCTTCGCTCACTTCTGGGCCACGCGGTCCGACCTCGTCGATGCCTTCATCCGCGAGTCGCCCGAGTTCGCGAGCCTGGTGGACGAGGGCAGCTCAAAGGACGACGCGCTGGCACAGCTGCGCGCAGACGCTGCGTTCATGACGGCCTTGCGCGAACGCAAGACACGCCTGGAAGCCGGCCTGGTCGCCCTCGATCCTCGCAACGGCCATGTACGGGCCTGGGTCGGCGGCCGCGATTTCGCGACCGGCAGCTTCGACCATGTGCAGCAGGCGCGCCGGCAGCCGGGCTCAACCTTCAAGCCCTTCGTCTATGGCGCCGCGCTGGAGGCGGGCATGGACCCGCAGCGCGAGCTCCGCGACGGCCCGGTCGCGATCCGCCTGCCGAATGGCACCGTTTGGAGGCCGAGCGACGCGAACGAGAACGGCGACGGATGGTCCACGCTGGAGGATGGGTTGGTCCATTCACGAAACAGCATCACGGCACAGCTGATCGAAGCTGTCGGCACGCGCGAGGTGGTGGGTTTCGCCCAGCGTCTGGGGGTGCGCGAGAGCAAGCTCGAAGCCGTGCCGTCGCTCGCACTGGGCACGAGCCCCGTCACCCTGCTCGAGATGGCCAGCGCCTACGCCAGTATCGCGGCACTCGGCGAGTACCGGGCGCCGGTGCTGGTGACGCGGGTGACAGATGCAAGTGGGCGGGTGGTCGCCGAGTTTGCGCCGCCGGCCGCAACAACACACGAACGGGTGCTCGAGTCCGATGTCGCCATCCAACTGATCGACATGCTGCGTGCCGTCGTGGACCGCGGCACTGCGCGCGGCATCCGCGACGCACATGGCATCGACGCCGACGTGGCCGGCAAGACCGGCACGACCCAGCACAACGCCGACGGCTGGTTCGTGCTGATGCACCCCCACCTCGTCAGCGGCAGCTGGGTCGGCTTCGACGACCCGCGTGTCACGCTGCGCAGCGACCATTGGGGCCAAGGTGCGCACAACGCTTTGCATGTGGTCGGCGACTTCATGCAGCGCGCGCTGGCGGCGCGCGCCATTGATCCCCAGGCCGCGTTCCCGAGCCGCGCCGGCAGGGCCGTCGAGGCCGCGATTCAGAACGCTGGCGAAGCGATCAGGCGGTGGTTCGGCTGGGACTGA
- a CDS encoding carotenoid oxygenase family protein — MESRAAVGLGLAVVKRLSGCSGLLHRRGEGPGGQWDRDAGASARDGADHLKETEMMSQTGSSPQAPAFKPPFDMSGHWDGEGIQAAFQNARHQPWTLGYRSFDVESAQAGPVAVHGALPEGLRGTLFRTGPALHDMGGQRYAHRWDGDGLLQAFRLRDEGVTHQARYLHTEKYLREKAAGKRLVSGFGTHVAGSRNLPEPMDEMNAGNINIVPCAGEMLALWEPGSAYRVDPNTLDTLGVKTWRDDLKGAAFSAHPRRMPDGTMWNFGCVAAEGLVRVFHVSASGALIDVHTLAIPHSATLHDFAVTSRHLVFLAPPLALSPERLRAGLPFGAACEWRPSLGLRVVVVDLRDWSEQRFELPASNVFHIGNAWEDDDGVIRLDCMRDDQPRAMLAGWTLMKGEYRHHGGTRMTLITIDTCKGSIDCQTREDLEGEYPVVASEEIGQRYRQVVFARRSAQRDPGVPGFDQIASFDVEEGAVDVYDYGAGWLVEEHVIASDRHVPGQRWVIGSALDLLEQQTVLSVFNAGALHAGPVMQARLPYALPLGLHGSFVADD, encoded by the coding sequence GTGGAGAGCCGCGCTGCTGTTGGTCTCGGCCTGGCCGTGGTCAAACGCCTGTCCGGGTGTTCTGGGCTATTACACCGTCGAGGTGAAGGCCCGGGTGGGCAGTGGGACCGTGATGCGGGTGCATCTGCCCGCGACGGCGCTGATCATTTGAAGGAGACTGAAATGATGTCGCAAACAGGATCTTCCCCGCAGGCACCAGCTTTCAAGCCGCCGTTCGATATGTCCGGCCATTGGGACGGTGAAGGGATACAGGCCGCCTTCCAGAACGCCCGGCATCAGCCCTGGACGTTGGGTTACCGCTCTTTCGATGTCGAATCGGCCCAGGCCGGCCCTGTGGCTGTGCACGGGGCACTGCCCGAAGGCCTGCGCGGCACGTTGTTCCGCACCGGCCCGGCCTTGCACGACATGGGTGGGCAACGCTATGCGCACCGCTGGGACGGCGACGGGCTGCTGCAGGCCTTTCGCCTGCGTGACGAGGGTGTGACGCACCAGGCGCGCTACCTGCACACCGAGAAGTACCTGCGCGAGAAGGCAGCGGGCAAGCGCCTGGTGAGCGGCTTCGGCACGCATGTGGCCGGTTCCCGCAACCTGCCCGAGCCGATGGATGAAATGAACGCCGGCAACATCAACATCGTGCCCTGTGCCGGAGAGATGCTCGCGCTGTGGGAGCCCGGCTCAGCCTACCGGGTCGATCCCAACACCTTGGACACGCTCGGTGTGAAGACGTGGCGGGACGACCTGAAGGGCGCCGCCTTCTCTGCCCATCCGCGCCGGATGCCCGACGGCACGATGTGGAACTTCGGCTGTGTGGCCGCAGAAGGCCTGGTGAGGGTCTTCCATGTGTCGGCCAGCGGCGCCCTCATCGACGTGCATACCCTCGCGATCCCCCACTCGGCCACCCTGCACGACTTCGCGGTGACCTCGCGCCATCTGGTCTTCCTGGCGCCGCCGCTGGCCTTGAGCCCTGAGCGGCTGCGGGCGGGCTTGCCGTTCGGAGCGGCGTGCGAGTGGCGTCCATCCCTCGGACTGCGCGTGGTGGTGGTGGACTTGCGCGACTGGAGCGAGCAGCGGTTCGAGCTGCCAGCGTCGAATGTTTTTCATATCGGCAACGCGTGGGAAGACGACGATGGCGTCATCCGGCTCGACTGCATGCGGGATGACCAACCACGCGCGATGCTCGCGGGCTGGACGCTCATGAAGGGAGAGTACCGCCACCACGGCGGCACGCGCATGACGCTGATCACGATCGATACCTGCAAGGGCAGCATCGACTGTCAAACCCGTGAGGATCTCGAGGGAGAGTACCCGGTGGTGGCCTCCGAAGAGATCGGCCAACGCTACCGCCAGGTGGTCTTCGCCCGCCGCAGCGCGCAGCGCGACCCAGGCGTCCCCGGCTTCGACCAGATCGCCAGCTTCGACGTGGAGGAAGGTGCGGTCGACGTCTACGACTACGGTGCGGGATGGCTGGTGGAGGAGCACGTCATCGCCAGCGACCGCCACGTTCCAGGCCAACGATGGGTCATCGGCAGCGCGCTGGACCTGCTGGAGCAGCAGACGGTTCTATCTGTCTTCAACGCTGGAGCCTTGCACGCCGGACCCGTCATGCAGGCTCGACTGCCCTACGCACTCCCTCTCGGGCTTCACGGCTCCTTCGTTGCAGACGACTGA
- a CDS encoding DUF1161 domain-containing protein translates to MAVEKKHIHHRANDLACAGAGAGWPGQLARIVLPTLMGAASLLASVDAQAQSACDQLKGRLAGRLRADPRSYILEAVPARTPVPRGAKVIGTCEGGAKKILFIRGAAAAASASANVRNAEPAPAPAPPSPAVVQPDPQPPSPVPADAVAEPASASTAAALPAAVLRPIDSAPAISAPKRSVDEAAAIDARATNTTLSLQPQAVAGAAGEQPTLVERTSRFALAYWRWLLALVLLPLGLGAWAWLDHHRTYDAAGLPRGPRL, encoded by the coding sequence ATGGCAGTCGAAAAGAAGCACATCCATCACCGCGCCAACGACCTTGCTTGCGCAGGCGCCGGCGCTGGCTGGCCTGGTCAACTCGCCCGGATCGTCCTGCCCACGCTGATGGGGGCGGCCTCATTGTTGGCATCCGTCGACGCCCAGGCACAGAGTGCGTGCGATCAGCTGAAAGGCAGGCTGGCCGGACGTTTGCGTGCCGATCCCCGCAGCTACATTTTGGAAGCGGTGCCCGCCAGAACGCCCGTGCCGCGAGGCGCCAAGGTCATCGGGACATGCGAAGGCGGTGCCAAGAAGATACTGTTCATCAGAGGTGCTGCTGCTGCGGCGTCGGCATCCGCGAACGTGCGCAACGCCGAGCCAGCGCCAGCGCCAGCACCGCCATCACCCGCCGTGGTGCAGCCGGACCCCCAGCCACCGTCGCCGGTGCCGGCCGATGCCGTCGCCGAGCCGGCCTCCGCGTCGACTGCGGCAGCTTTGCCAGCTGCCGTGCTGCGTCCGATCGACAGCGCGCCCGCCATTTCCGCGCCCAAGCGTTCCGTTGATGAGGCGGCGGCGATCGATGCGCGCGCGACCAACACTACGCTGTCGCTGCAACCACAGGCGGTCGCTGGCGCCGCTGGCGAGCAGCCCACCCTGGTGGAAAGGACCTCGCGGTTCGCCCTCGCATACTGGCGATGGCTACTGGCCCTGGTGCTGCTGCCGCTCGGGCTGGGGGCGTGGGCCTGGCTGGACCATCACCGCACTTACGACGCAGCGGGTCTGCCTCGCGGGCCCCGGCTTTAG
- a CDS encoding crotonase/enoyl-CoA hydratase family protein, with the protein MTDSPDQRVRVSVDDRGIAEVALVRVDKMNAIDPAMFSAINEAIERLRDDARVRVVVLHGEGRAFCAGLDMSRFQQMGEGQTAGSLGSDLLTRTHGLANAPQHVGWGWRQLPVPVIAAVHGVAFGGGLQIALGADIRIVHPEAKLSVMEVKWGLVPDMSGCVFMTELVRADVLRELTFTGRIVSGTEAQALGLATRVAADPLAQARELAAQIAALSPDAIRAAKRLLNGASPVNASEVLLAEAREQQALIGSPNQREAALAGLEKRVPRFR; encoded by the coding sequence ATGACTGACTCTCCCGACCAACGGGTTCGCGTGAGCGTGGACGACCGGGGTATTGCCGAGGTGGCACTGGTGCGCGTGGACAAGATGAACGCGATCGATCCGGCGATGTTCAGCGCGATCAACGAGGCCATCGAGCGGCTCCGCGACGACGCGCGGGTTCGGGTCGTGGTGCTGCACGGGGAGGGTCGCGCTTTCTGCGCCGGCCTGGACATGAGCCGCTTCCAGCAGATGGGCGAAGGCCAGACGGCGGGATCGCTCGGCAGCGATCTGCTCACACGCACCCACGGGCTGGCGAACGCCCCCCAGCACGTCGGCTGGGGCTGGCGTCAGCTGCCGGTGCCGGTGATTGCCGCGGTGCACGGCGTGGCGTTCGGCGGCGGTCTGCAGATCGCGCTCGGTGCCGACATCCGCATTGTCCATCCCGAGGCGAAGCTGTCGGTGATGGAAGTCAAGTGGGGCCTGGTGCCGGACATGTCCGGTTGTGTTTTCATGACCGAGCTGGTGCGTGCCGATGTGCTGCGCGAACTCACCTTCACCGGTCGCATCGTCTCCGGCACCGAGGCCCAGGCGCTGGGGCTCGCCACCCGCGTCGCCGCCGACCCGTTGGCGCAGGCCCGCGAGCTGGCAGCGCAGATCGCTGCGCTCAGCCCCGATGCGATCCGCGCCGCCAAGCGTTTGCTCAACGGTGCATCACCGGTGAACGCGAGCGAGGTGCTGCTGGCCGAGGCCCGCGAGCAGCAGGCCTTGATCGGCAGTCCGAACCAGCGGGAGGCTGCGCTGGCGGGTCTGGAGAAGCGGGTGCCGCGGTTTCGCTGA
- a CDS encoding NAD(P)H-dependent flavin oxidoreductase yields MKTRITELLGIEHPIIQGGMHYVGLAELAAAVSNAGGLGIITGLTQRTPELLAKEIARCREMTDKPFGVNLTFLPSVTPPDYPGYVKAIIEGGVKVVETAGNNPQKWLPALKEAGVKVIHKCTSVRYALKAEAIGCDAVSVDGFECGGHPGEDDVPNFILLPRAAEALKIPFVASGGMADGRSLVAALALGAEGMNMGTRFIATQEAPVHENVKQAIVAASELDTRLVMRPLRNTERVLNNAAVERLIEKERALGANIKFEDILPEVAGVYPRIMQEGAMDAGAWSCGMVAGLINDVPTVKDLIDRIMAQAHEIIAQRLARIDAMRV; encoded by the coding sequence ATGAAAACCCGCATCACCGAACTCCTGGGCATCGAGCACCCCATCATCCAAGGTGGCATGCACTATGTCGGCCTGGCCGAGCTGGCCGCGGCCGTCTCGAATGCGGGAGGGCTGGGCATCATCACCGGCCTCACACAGCGGACGCCCGAGCTGTTGGCCAAGGAGATCGCCCGCTGCCGCGAGATGACCGACAAGCCGTTTGGCGTCAACCTCACCTTTCTGCCCTCGGTCACGCCGCCCGACTACCCGGGCTACGTCAAGGCCATCATCGAGGGCGGCGTCAAGGTGGTCGAGACGGCGGGCAACAACCCGCAGAAGTGGTTGCCCGCGCTGAAGGAAGCCGGCGTCAAGGTGATCCACAAATGCACCTCGGTGCGCTATGCGTTGAAGGCCGAGGCCATCGGCTGTGATGCCGTCAGCGTGGACGGCTTCGAATGCGGCGGCCATCCGGGCGAGGACGACGTCCCCAACTTCATCCTGCTGCCGCGCGCAGCGGAAGCGCTGAAGATACCCTTCGTCGCCTCGGGCGGCATGGCCGACGGCCGCTCGCTGGTGGCCGCGCTCGCGCTCGGTGCCGAAGGCATGAACATGGGCACGCGCTTCATCGCCACCCAGGAGGCGCCGGTGCACGAGAACGTCAAGCAGGCCATCGTCGCCGCCAGCGAACTCGACACCCGCCTCGTGATGCGCCCGTTGCGCAACACCGAGCGTGTGCTCAACAACGCCGCCGTCGAACGCCTGATCGAAAAAGAACGGGCCCTCGGCGCCAACATCAAGTTCGAAGACATCCTGCCCGAAGTGGCCGGCGTCTACCCGCGCATCATGCAGGAAGGTGCGATGGATGCCGGGGCCTGGTCCTGCGGCATGGTGGCCGGGCTGATCAACGATGTGCCCACCGTGAAGGACCTGATCGACCGCATCATGGCGCAGGCGCACGAGATCATTGCGCAGCGGTTGGCACGCATCGACGCTATGCGAGTGTGA